One Pullulanibacillus sp. KACC 23026 DNA segment encodes these proteins:
- a CDS encoding mismatch-specific DNA-glycosylase produces MPYLPDYLKHDLTILFIGFNPSIKSGESGHHYANPTNRFYKLLEQSGLLLKRIRPEEDSTLLNYGYGLTNIVEKPTRAASDLTKADYEAGRDVLLKKLIIFKPKIACYVGKGVYERMTSRRPIPWGKQTPSLVPHTIDFVVPSSSGLVRMPFEEMVEFYSSLKEEADHLN; encoded by the coding sequence ATGCCTTATTTACCGGACTATCTCAAACATGATTTAACCATTTTATTTATAGGTTTTAACCCTAGTATTAAGTCTGGGGAATCGGGTCATCATTATGCCAACCCGACGAATCGTTTTTACAAACTGCTTGAACAATCCGGACTTCTACTTAAACGAATTCGTCCAGAAGAGGACAGCACACTTCTAAATTATGGGTATGGACTTACTAATATTGTGGAAAAACCAACCCGCGCGGCGTCCGACCTCACAAAAGCAGATTATGAAGCGGGTCGAGACGTGCTTTTAAAGAAACTTATCATCTTTAAACCGAAAATAGCTTGTTATGTAGGCAAAGGTGTTTACGAACGGATGACGTCAAGACGCCCCATTCCTTGGGGGAAGCAAACCCCATCATTAGTGCCCCATACGATTGATTTTGTCGTGCCCTCTTCAAGCGGGCTAGTCAGGATGCCTTTTGAAGAAATGGTAGAATTTTATTCAAGCTTAAAAGAAGAGGCCGATCACTTAAACTAG